A region from the Fusarium graminearum PH-1 chromosome 4, whole genome shotgun sequence genome encodes:
- a CDS encoding ubiquitin-protein ligase BRE1 has protein sequence MEDRKRPAISSADEIAPPSKRVAVNGSKAKDDPLDMKEESWVEAYTKGAIYRQMQEYSRKASTYESRLEELHKRSVHHDDHLRIIDAWWRQVLDEMELLLADSGVTSQTPSEPPYLSSVSFKDLHDFQKHLSEKGKGIKLRAEAILARLASSRGSIKPDAAKLESKVAGLLAAQKEYFAKLDRLKTEKDQLSEQLNAATLRYFKAEKKLDRAKSSQVQKMEQQAFANATRPSASGDVNTDSGETNGNSGELLLKYEEATAAATKQKEQLDVFLAEIKALQDENSTLKAKRDTLTDEDFIRTDVFKQFKNQNEDLIKRINTLEATNKQLREEAERLQAERTAFRTMLEADANQVTQELESEIILRDQDLARVRSARDELLAETTQHKARLDQERASVEQVKALASAKEDRITALESQLSRLQQSETQQAVSPDIEALTVEELRLKYTKLQQDFDSINMELPAIEKAYKKMKELAHRKAMDFSATEERMSILIAEKSKADQKYFAARKDADTRNNEIRSLRHQNSKSSEIIAQLKDLESQNRVLLGNLEKQLTDLKQSNASLMTENKKMEVTSLDAVRRTESLNKQVSDLSNLVKSKDAASAVVRERNVMQETEVEKMKVRLEHAQKDRDNWKNKALSNSSEEEEMLRTFALCTICRNNFKNTALKTCGHLFCNQCVDDRISNRMRKCPTCSRAFDKMDVMPVHH, from the exons atggaggatagAAAGCGGCCTGCCATCAGCAGCGCTGATGAAATAGCCCCTCCGAGTAAGAGAGTTGCTGTCAATGgctccaaggccaaggacgaCCCCCTTGacatgaaggaggaaagCTGGGTTGAG GCCTATACAAAGGGCGCCATCTATCGTCAGATGCAAGAGTACAGTCGCAAGGCCTCAACATACGAGTCACGCCTCGAAGAGCTTCATAAACGATCCGTCCATCATGATGACCACCTGAGGATAATTGATGCTTGGTGGCGACAG GTacttgacgagatggagcttcttctcgcagATTCGGGTGTCACTTCGCAAACGCCCTCAG AACCCCCATATCTGAGTAGCGTCAGTTTTAAGGACCTCCACGACTTCCAGAAACATCTATCCGAAAAGGGCAAAGGGATCAAATTGAGAGCTGAAGCGATTCTTGCACGCTTGGCTTCTTCACGAGGCAGCATTAAACCCGATGCTGCCAAGTTAGAGAGCAAGGTTGCTGGCTTGCTGGCCGCCCAGAAGGAATACTTCGCCAAATTGGATCGACTCAAGACCGAGAAGGATCAACTTTCAGAACAGCTCAACGCTGCGACCTTGCGTTACTTCAAAGCAGAGAAGAAACTGGACCGCGCAAAGAGTTCTCAGGTCCAGAAGATGGAACAACAAGCCTTCGCTAATGCCACTCGACCTTCTGCCTCTGGAGATGTTAATACCGATTCTGGCGAGACGAATGGGAACTCAGGCGAGCTACTGCTTAAGTATGAGGAGGCGACTGCGGCTGCTACTAAGCAAAAGGAACAGCTAGATGTTTTTCtggccgagatcaaggcACTGCAGGACGAAAATTCGACTCTCAAGGCGAAGAGAGATACCCTAACCGACGAAGATTTCATTCGAACCGATGTCTTTAAACAGTTCAAGAACCAGAACGAGGATCTTATCAAACGTATCAACACACTCGAGGCCACAAACAAGCAACTGCGAGAAGAGGCCGAGAGGCTACAAGCAGAGCGAACGGCTTTCAGGACTATGCTTGAAGCAGATGCGAATCAAGTGACTCAGGAGCTCGAGTCCGAGATCATATTACGGGATCAGGATCTTGCCCGAGTGCGTTCAGCCCGAGACGAGCTGCTGGCGGAGACGACACAACACAAGGCGAGGTTGGATCAAGAACGAGCATCGGTTGAGCAGGTGAAGGCGCTAGCATCTGCTAAGGAGGACAGAATCACGGCACTCGAATCACAGCTCTCACGGCTCCAGCAGAGCGAAACTCAGCAGGCGGTCAGCCCGGATATCGAGGCCCTAACAGTAGAGGAGCTTCGCTTGAAGTACACAAAGCTGCAACAGGATTTCGACTCGATCAACATGGAGCTGCCTGCCATTGAAAAGGCATACAAGAAAATGAAGGAACTCGCTCACAGGAAGGCAATGGACTTCAGCGCTACAGAAGAGCGCATGTCGATCTTAATTgcggagaagagcaaggccGACCAGAAATACTTTGCTGCCCGAAAGGATGCGGATACGCGAAACAACGAGATAAGATCGTTGCGCCACCAGAACAGCAAGAGCTCAGAAATCATTGCTCAACTCAAGGATCTTGAATCACAAAACCGCGTGCTTCTAGGCAATCTGGAGAAACAGTTGACCGATCTGAAGCAATCAAATGCTTCTCTGATGAcagagaacaagaagatggaagtaACAAGTCTTGACGCTGTCCGCCGTACCGAGTCGCTCAACAAGCAAGTTTCTGATCTATCCAACTTGGTCAAGTCTAAAGACGCCGCATCCGCTGTGGTTCGCGAGCGCAATGTTATGCAAGAAACTGAGGTCGAAAAGATGAAGGTGCGACTTGAGCATGCACAGAAGGATCGCGACAACTGGAAGAACAAGGCCCTGAGTAATTCttccgaggaagaggaaatgCTTCGA ACATTCGCTCTATGCACTATTTGccgcaacaacttcaagaatACGGCCCTCAAGACATGCGGCCACTTGTTCTGCAACCAATGTGTCGACGATCGCATCAGCAATCGCATGCGCAAATGTCCTACGTGTTCCCGCGCCTTTGATAAGATGGACGTTATGCCCGTTCATCATTGA
- a CDS encoding multidrug resistance protein 1: MADLSEKTAAATSSSNPSRPSSSSRSGSTEQDAVRQDKPNLSDPENEKLDLKKADSAIVVPPKADFIQDQYKHLPSDEAEVLRRQVVSPEVKQGVAVLYRYASRNDIIIIIISSICAIAGGAALPLMTVVFGNLQGVFQDYFVNRSLSSGAFNDKLVQFVLYFVYLGIGEFIVVYISTCGFIYTGEHISAKIREHYLESCLRQNIGFFDKLGAGEVTTRITSDTNLIQDGISEKVSLTLAAVATFVSAFVIGFIKYWKLTLILFSTVIALLLNMGGGSTFILKYNKQSLEAYAHGGSLADEVISSIRNAVAFGTQERLARQYDAHLKNAEYFGFRVKSAIACMIAGMMLVLYLNYGLAFWQGSKMLVEGETSLSNILTILMATMIGAFNLGNVAPNVQAFTNAVAAAAKIFNTIDRVSPLDSSSDAGQKLEQIEGSIRLSNIKHIYPSRPEVTVMQDVSLDIPAGKVTALVGASGSGKSTIVGLVERFYDPVQGTVYLDGHDISKLNLRWLRQQMALVSQEPTLFGTTIFNNIRHGLIGTAHEAANEEKQRELVIEAAKKANAHDFVSALPEGYETNVGERGFLLSGGQKQRIAIARAVVSDPKILLLDEATSALDTKSEGVVQAALENAAEGRTTITIAHRLSTIRDAHNIVVMSEGRIVEQGTHNELLEKKTAYYKLVSAQNIAAAEEMTAEEQAAIDEEEVELMRKMTSEKATATLADPNDDIAAKLNRSTTSKSASSLALQGHKAEDEREYGMWTLIKLVASFNTTEWKLMVVGLVFSAVCGGGNPTQAVFFAKQIVTLSQPITDNNRHSVKKDSDFWSAMYLMLAIVQFLAFVIQGVLFARCSERLVHRVRDRAFRTMLRQDVAFFDRDENTSGALTSFLSTETTHVAGLSGVTLGTLLMVITTLVSAMVVSLAIGWKLSLVCISTIPVLLGCGFFRFYMLAHFQRRSKAAYDSSASFASEAISAIRTVAALTREEDVLNQYKNSLAIQQRKSLISVLKSSLLYAASQSLLFACFALGFWYGGTLIGKLEYTMFQFFLCFMSIIFGAQSAGTIFSFAPDMGKAHHSAGELKKLFDRQPIVDTWSDKGERLPEVEGTLEFRDVHFRYPTRPEQPVLRGLNLTVRPGQYIALVGASGCGKSTTIALLERFYDPLSGGVYIDNHEISTLNINDYRSHIALVSQEPTLYQGTIKENILLGTPREDVTDADLEFACREANIFDFIVSLPEGFSTIVGSKGALLSGGQKQRIAIARALIRDPKILLLDEATSALDSESEHVVQAALDKAAKGRTTIAVAHRLSTIQKADIIYVFDQGRIVEQGTHTELMKKNGRYAELVNLQSLEKQR; this comes from the exons ATGGCCGACTTGTCGGAAaagactgctgctgcgacaagcagcagcaaccctTCGCgaccatcatcctcaagccGTAGTGGCTCAACCGAACAAGATGCAGTTCGCCAGGACAAACCAAACTTGAGCGACCCCGAAAATGAAAAGCTGGACCTAAAGAAAGCAGATTCAGCAATTGTGGTTCCTCCCAAAGCCGATTTCATCCAAGATCAGTACAAGCATTTGCCTTCAGATGAAGCCGAGGTTTTGCGACGCCAAGTCGTCAGTCCAGAAGTCAAGCAAGGCGTCGCTGTTTTGTACCGATACGCCTCGCgcaacgacatcatcattATTATAATCTCCAGTATTTGCGCTATTGCTGGTGGCGCTGCGCTACCTCTCATGACTGTTGTCTTTGGTAACCTCCAGGGCGTCTTCCAGGACTACTTTGTGAACCGAAGTCTGAGCTCCGGCGCATTCAATGACAAATTGGTTCAATTCGTCTTGTACTTTGTGTACCTCGGTATCGGCGAGTTTATTGTAGTGTACATCTCGACCTGTGGTTTCATTTATACCGGAGAGCACATCTCTGCCAAGATTCGCGAACACTACCTCGAAAGCTGTTTGCGACAGAACATTGGTTTCTTCGATAAGCTCGGCGCTGGAGAAGTTACTACTCGAATCACATCCGATACCAATCTCATCCAGGATGGTATCTCTGAAAAGGTCTCCCTtactcttgctgctgttgcgaCATTCGTCTCCGCCTTTGTCATTGGTTTCATCAAGTACTGGAAGTTGACTCTGATTCTCTTCTCAACTGTCAttgctctcctcctcaacatgGGCGGTGGATCTACCTTTATCCTCAAGTACAACAAGCAGAGCCTGGAAGCTTACGCCCATGGTGGTAGTCTTGCGGATGAGGTCATCAGCTCTATTCGCAACGCCGTCGCTTTTGGAACCCAGGAGCGTCTGGCTCGCCAGTACGACGCCCATCTTAAGAATGCCGAGTATTTTGGTTTTCGTGTCAAGTCAGCTATTGCCTGCATGATCGCCGGAATGATGCTAGTCCTCTACCTCAACTATGGTCTGGCTTTCTGGCAGGGCAGCAAGATGCTTGTCGAAGGCGAAACCAGCCTCTCCAACATCCTGACAATTTTGATGGCCACAATGATTGGTGCATTCAACCTTGGTAACGTTGCCCCCAATGTTCAGGCGTTTACAAACGCTGTTGCggctgctgccaagatcttcaacactATCGACCGAGTATCACCGCTCGACTCGTCCAGCGACGCAGGCCAGAAGCTCGAGCAAATTGAGGGCTCCATTCGACTTTCCAACATTAAGCACATCTACCCTTCTCGACCTGAAGTCACTGTCATGCAGGACGTGAGTCTTGATATCCCTGCCGGCAAGGTTACCGCTCTGGTGGGCGCATCTGGTTCCGGCAAGAGTACCATTGTTGGATTGGTTGAACGTTTCTACGATCCTGTTCAGGGCACTGTTTATCTGGACGGACATGATATTTCTAAGCTTAACCTCCGATGGTTGCGTCAGCAAATGGCTCTCGTCAGCCAGGAACCCACGCTCTTTGGtaccaccatcttcaacaacattcGTCACGGTTTGATTGGCACTGCCCATGAGGCCGCAAACGAGGAAAAGCAACGCGAACTGGTTatcgaagcagccaagaaggccaacgCCCACGACTTTGTGTCTGCCCTACCTGAAGGATATGAGACGAATGTCGGAGAGCGAGGTTTTCTCCTTTCTGGTGGTCAAAAGCAGCGAATTGCTATTGCCCGTGCCGTTGTTTCTGACCCTAAGA TTCTGCTCCTTGACGAAGCTACATCCGCTCTGGACACCAAATCCGAGGGCGTGGTTCAAGCTGCTCTGGAAAACGCTGCTGAAGGCCGTACTACTATCACCATCGCTCATCGTCTGTCAACTATCAGAGATGCTCACAACATCGTCGTCATGTCCGAGGGTCGCATCGTGGAGCAGGGTACTCACAATGaacttcttgagaagaagactgctTACTACAAGCTCGTCTCGGCCCAGAACATTGCTGCTGCAGAAGAAATGACCGCCGAGGAGCAAGCTGCcatcgacgaggaggaagttgagcttATGCGCAAGATGACCAGTGAGAAAGCGACAGCCACACTCGCCGACCCTAACGACGATATCGCCGCCAAGTTGAACCGCTCTACCACCTCGAAATCTGCTTCTAGTCTCGCCCTCCAAGGTCACAAGGCCGAGGACGAACGGGAATACGGAATGTGGACTCTGATCAAGCTTGTTGCTTCTTTCAACACAACCGAGTGGAAGCTCATGGTCGTGGGTCTCGTCTTCTCTGCTGTTTGCGGTGGAGGTAACCCTACTCAAGCTG TCTTCTTTGCCAAACAGATCGTCACTTTGTCTCAGCCTATCACCGACAACAACCGCCACTCGGTCAAGAAAGACTCCGACTTTTGGAGTGCCATGTATCTCATGCTTGCCATTGTCCAGTTCTTGGCGTTTGTCATCCAGGGTGTCTTGTTCGCTCGATGCTCTGAGCGATTGGTGCATCGAGTTCGAGACCGTGCCTTCAGGACTATGCTTCGCCAGGACGTGGCCTTCTTTGACCGTGACGAGAACACCTCTGGTGCCCTCACTTCATTCCTTTCAACTGAAACAACTCACGTTGCTGGTCTGAGTGGTGTGACCCTCGGAACGCTGTTGATGGTTATCACTACACTTGTTTCCGCCATGGTTGTCTCTTTGGCCATCGGCTGGAAGCTTTCGCTTGTGTGTATCTCGACTATTCCCGTCCTTTTGGGATGTGGTTTCTTCCGTTTCTACATGCTTGCACACTTCCAACGTCGTTCCAAGGCCGCCTACGACTCATCGGCTAGTTTCGCTTCTGAGGCCATTTCTGCCATCCGAACCGTGGCAGCCCTGACACGAGAGGAAGATGTCCTGAACCAATACAAGAACTCGCTTGCTATCCAGCAAAGAAAGAGTTTAATCTCTGTCCTCAAGTCATCCCTGCTTTATGCTGCTTCCCAGTCCCTGCTATTTGCTTGCTTCGCGCTAGGTTTTTGGTATGGCGGTACCCTTATCGGAAAGCTTGAATACACCATGTTCCAGTTCTTCCTCTGCTTCATGTCAATCATTTTCGGCGCTCAATCAGCCGGTACCATCTTCAGTTTTGCCCCTGATATGGGCAAAGCTCACCACTCAGCTGGAGAACTCAAGAAGCTGTTCGATAGACAGCCCATTGTCGATACTTGGTCAGACAAGGGCGAGCGCCTGCCTGAGGTTGAAGGCACTCTTGAGTTCCGTGATGTTCACTTCCGTTACCCAACAAGACCGGAACAGCCTGTCCTGCGTGGACTTAACCTGACAGTGCGACCTGGACAGTACATCGCCCTTGTTGGAGCCTCAGGTTGTGGAAAGAGTACCACAATTGCACTTTTGGAGCGATTCTACGACCCCCTCTCTGGTGGTGTCTATATTGACAACCACGAGATCAGcaccctcaacatcaacgacTACCGATCACACATTGCGCTCGTCAGTCAGGAACCCACATTGTACCAAGGAACCATTAAGGAAAATATTCTTCTGGGTACTCCCCGCGAGGACGTCACAGACGCAGATTTGGAATTTGCATGCCGCGAAGCCAACATTTTCGACTTCATTGTGTCACTTCCCGAGGGTTTCAGCACCATAGTTGGTAGCAAGGGTGCACTGCTGTCTGGTGGTCAGAAGCAGCGAATCGCCATTGCGCGTGCTTTGATCCGCGATCCCAAgatccttctccttgacgagGCGACATCAGCCCTGGACTCTGAGTCTGAGCATGTTGTACAAGCAGCGTTGGACAAGGCGGCTAAGGGCCGAACCACCATTGCTGTGGCGCATCGTCTCAGTACCATCCAGAAGGCTGATATTATCTACGTGTTCGACCAGGGTCGTATCGTGGAGCAAGGAACACATAcggagttgatgaagaagaacggACGCTATGCAGAGTTGGTCAATCTgcagagtcttgagaagcagagaTAG